One genomic segment of Syngnathus acus chromosome 1, fSynAcu1.2, whole genome shotgun sequence includes these proteins:
- the si:ch73-109d9.3 gene encoding zinc finger protein 528 has protein sequence MTDFDNLVVTFQTQLLDVMETVLKTAMYKVTQLVEDCFLDEVKRRYQELETLRIKLGCAEMQLNNHNGKEVKKDGTCVDITNDDNGNTSEERLGQLHDDVLMSGGGEKESDSRWTGSQICETEADGPPASFIAVEDTHKTEHADVMPAVNVKEEVNEEGYDSHNLSVRIETNPHDDQETGTGDVFLKNDTEKDLQISNVCNFPEGLESSDMPTELSGEMHTDWTQHHHRVRPDWECDPAKSNCSLQQAKNEPLDSAIEDSRSCVNTSMDQLSTSDSSSMQNPNSPNILITKQVVFVAPNGGVDTRIMSNKSSTKSGIASFSSAVKQNTNSHKTTMPDGMKLHSKNTEQDRLKHVSRPLKKPLPILSNSTAAPPDKISPSSKATPPTALSFQRDHLANKLTTTLLVNNRAQPPSSNSHHAYLLSPPDCHLVFKHSLCCAQCGKCFPHPSDLKAHLQSHSGERPFCCSLCGRSFTKLSNLKAHRRIHTGERPYCCLACGKRFTQKCNLKRHQRIHVDEG, from the exons ATGACAGACTTTGACAACCTCGTTGTCACCTTCCAGACGCAGCTACTAGATGTGATGGAGACTGTGTTGAAAACAGCCATGTATAAGGTCACACAGCTGGTAGAGGATTGCTTTTTGGATGAAGTGAAGCGTAGGTACCAGGAATTAGAGACCTTAAGGATAAAGTTGGGATGCGCTGAGATGCAATTAAATAATCACAATGGGaaagaagtaaaaaaagatggcACGTGTGTTGATATTACAAATGATGACAATGGCAATACTTCAGAAGAAAGGCTTGGACAACTCCATGATG ATGTTTTGATGTCCGGTGGtggggaaaaagaaagtgaCTCTAGATGGACGGGCAGCCAGATCTGTGAAACAGAGGCAGATGGACCTCCAGCCAGTTTCATTGCAGTGGAGGACACGCAT AAAACTGAACATGCTGATGTGATGCCGGCTGTCAATGTGAAGGAAGAAGTCA ATGAAGAAGGATATGATTCTCACAATCTAAGTGTGAGGATAGAAACAAACCCACATGATGATCAGGAAACCGGCACGGGCGATGTGTTTTTGAAGAATGACACAGAGAAAGACCTACAGATCTCAAATGTATGCAACTTTCCTGAAGGCCTGGAGAGCTCAGACATGCCTACGGAGCTGTCTGGGGAAATGCACACTGACTGGACGCAACATCATCACAGAGTTCGACCTGACTGGGAGTGTGATCCAGCCAAAAGCAATTGTTCTTTACAGCAAGCAAAGAATGAGCCATTAGACTCTGCTATAGAAGATAGTAGGAGTTGTGTTAATACAAGCATGGATCAACTTTCGACCTCTGATTCTTCCTCCATGCAAAATCCTAACTCACCAAACATTCTAATTACTAAGCAGGTGGTTTTTGTGGCTCCAAATGGTGGTGTTGACACTCGTATCATGAGTAACAAATCATCAACAAAGTCAGGAATCGCATCCTTCTCAAGTGCTGTTaagcaaaatacaaattcCCATAAAACCACAATGCCAGACGGAATGAAGCTGCATTCTAAAAATACAGAACAGGACAGACTGAAACATGTAAGCCGACCCTTGAAAAAGCCTCTTCCCATACTGTCAAACAGCACTGCAGCTCCACCTGACAAAATTTCCCCCTCTTCTAAAGCTACGCCCCCGACTGCACTTTCATTTCAGCGAGATCACCTCGCAAACAAATTAACTACCACGCTATTGGTTAACAATAGAGCGCAGCCTCCGTCTTCAAACTCCCATCATGCCTATCTTTTATCCCCTCCAGACTGTCACCTGGTTTTCAAGCACTCCCTGTGCTGTGCCCAGTGTGGGAAATGTTTCCCCCACCCTAGCGACCTTAAGGCTCACCTGCAGTCTCACTCAGGTGAGAGACCTTTTTGCTGCTCTTTGTGTGGCCGCAGCTTCACCAAGCTGAGCAATCTCAAAGCACATCGGAGAATCCACACTGGAGAACGACCCTATTGCTGTTTGGCATGTGGAAAACGGTTCACACAGAAATGTAATCTGAAACGCCATCAACGGATACATGTTGACGAGGGATAG
- the vwa11 gene encoding von Willebrand factor A domain-containing protein 7: protein MMLRLGFTLLALVLSGPTVAFVPIGGGVSTHVGITGTSLLQKVTETCQAVAQAAGHEFKPTGSSPGELVQACLGPTATGEVSGVKFLSALQEIYIQNGIVDRNFVNSAPHHFNSEAFLEGRSLITKGMASIKANIRSGNFKAARETLGRVLHTLQDFYSHSNWVELGNTEPYVTLIRPDLPLENLADIDTATCSDCATGTCPNPILPNILNGKKLTSGYMGIISAAKPQGKCSHGGEADLSSTAVPRGGISKDERRSDNVAFHNAAVKAATAASLQLLEDIRLTVGNNDFLRLMGIVRSSVVVFVIDDTGSMSDDIVEARNTVYKLIDIKKGTQDEPSEYILVTFNDPHFGPLFRTTDPDQMKAEISKIKVAGGGDHPEMCLSGLQLALTGSPASSHIYIFTDAPAKDIHLKDTIVALIRSTKSTVSIYYTGNTRRRRRSVPVASFIDYKDLALASGGQAIKVSKSQLGQATDVILDTSTSALVTVFQSTRDPGKPETFSFMLEESLQNITIYITGSSLSFTLTNPAGVSQSDTQTTGVLASIQAVGNLRRILLHADSQPGSWRISINSTQPYTIKVTGQSTITFIYDFVESFKGPHPGYAVLSGLPQAGQPATLILTVMGRKGPSSIRVENVGLVVPHTGVERNGTATDMGSGDFLVTVDEVPAGEFVVILKGTEVSSGAFQRQSTTQMSVSKVIIQATVDRSVEPGENFKLPFSVMTQGPSGKFTITARNDKDFPMSYPSSLNLATGTYTNGTLTITAPSNTPSGTDATLTLEAKSSNGVDSNYAVLSLSIVTKITDFVQPMCEVVSVSADDCPHDLSQCSFFEWELSANLTDGNGTGIESISIRQGDGILFYTSLSAPSIQANYNASCCSQIVEFVAIDEVGNVGKCYHSIVRSGGRAAVGPSTPLLLCLLMLVWTLKNGSA from the exons ATGATGTTAAGGTTGGGCTTCACCCTTCTGGCCTTGGTCCTATCTGGGCCAACTGTGGCCTTTGTCCCCATCGGGGGTGGGGTGTCCACACACGTCGGTATTACAGGAACATCCCTGCTACAAAAAGTGACAGAAACATGTCAAGCTGTGGCCCAGGCTGCTGGTCATGAGTTCAAACCCACG GGTTCTTCTCCTGGGGAGCTGGTCCAGGCCTGTCTTGGCCCTACAGCTACGGGTGAGGTGTCAGGAGTGAAGTTTCTCTCTGCTCTACAAGAGATTTACATCCAAAATGGAATTGTGGATCGAAATTTCGTCAATAG TGCTCCACATCATTTCAATTCGGAGGCCTTTTTGGAGGGGCGTAGTCTTATAACAAAGGGAATGGCATCCATTAAGGCTAATATTCGCAGTGGGAACTTCAAGGCTGCCAGAGAAACACTGGGTCGAGTCCTTCATACACTACAG GACTTCTATAGCCACAGTAACTGGGTGGAGTTGGGCAACACAGAACCATATGTCACTCTCATACGTCCTGACCTTCCTTTGGAAAACCTGGCAG ATATTGACACTGCCACCTGCAGTGACTGTGCCACAGGAACATGTCCCAACCCAATCCTTCCAAACATCCTGAATGGGAAAAAGCTAACTTCTGGCTACATGGGCATCATTTCTGCTGCCAAGCCACAAG GTAAATGTAGCCATGGGGGTGAAGCTGATCTCTCAAGCACAGCAGTTCCTCGAGGAGGAATCAGCAAGGATGAGCGTCGCTCTGACAACGTGGCCTTCCACAATGCTGCTGTAAAGGCAGCCACAGCTGCCAGTCTCCAGCTACTGGAAGACATCCGCTTGACTGTGGGGAACAATGACTTTCTaag ATTGATGGGGATCGTCCGTTCTTCTGTGGTGGTTTTTGTCATTGATGATACTGGCAGTATGTCAGATGACATCGTGGAAGCCAGAAACACTGTGTACAAACTTATTGACATCAAAAAAGGAACGCAAGATGAGCCATCAGAGTACATTTTGGTAACCTTCAATGACCCAC ATTTTGGACCTTTATTTAGGACAACAGACCCTGATCAAATGAAAGCAGAAATTTCAAAGATAAAAGTGGCAGGAGGTGGTGACCACCCTGAGATGTGCTTATCAGGACTTCAG TTGGCTCTCACTGGTTCTCCTGCCTCCTCCCACATCTATATTTTCACGGATGCTCCAGCTAAAGACATCCATCTGAAAGACACCATTGTGGCCCTCATCAGAAGCACCAAGTCAACG GTGTCAATCTATTACACCGGGAACACTAGACGACGCCGCCGTTCTGTTCCGGTTGCTTCCTTTATTGACTACAAGGACCTGGCTCTGGCTTCAGGAGGCCAGGCCATAAAGGTGTCCAAAAGTCAGTTGGGTCAAGCCACAGACGTCATCCTTGATACCTCCACTTCAGCTTTG GTGACAGTTTTTCAGAGCACAAGGGATCCTGGGAAACCAGAGACCTTCTCTTTTATGCTGGAGGAATCCCTACAAAATATCACCATCTACATCACAGGATCATCCCTGTCTTTTACACTGACCAACCCTGCAG GTGTGAGCCAAAGTGATACACAGACCACTGGTGTGCTGGCATCCATACAGGCAGTGGGCAACCTGAGGAGAATTCTTCTTCATGCAGACAGTCAACCAGGCTCCTGGAGAATCAGCATTAACTCTACACAACCATATACAATTAAAGTCACAG GCCAAAGCACAATTACCTTTATCTATGACTTTGTGGAGAGCTTCAAGGGACCTCACCCAGGTTATGCCGTGCTTAGTGGGCTCCCACAAGCTG GCCAGCCAGCCACCTTGATCCTCACTGTTATGGGGAGAAAAGGTCCATCCTCCATCAGAGTAGAAAATGTTGGCCTGGTAGTGCCGCACACTGGAGTTGAACGTAATGGTACAGCAACTGACATGGGCAGCGGTGACTTTTTGGTGACAGTTGATGAAGTACCTGCAGGGGAGTTTGTGGTGATTCTGAAAGGAACTGAGGTGTCAAGTGGTGCATTCCAGAGGCAATCCACCACTCAGATGTCTGTCTCCAAAGTGATTATCCAG GCCACAGTGGACAGGAGTGTGGAGCCTGGGGAAAACTTCAAACTCCCTTTCAGCGTGATGACCCAGGGCCCAAGTGGTAAATTTACCATCACTGCAAGAAATGACAAAGACTTTCCAATGTCATATCCAAGCAG TCTTAACCTGGCAACTGGAACATATACCAACGGAACTCTGACCATTACTGCGCCTTCTAACACACCATCAGGAACTGATGCAACTTTGACTTTAGAAGCCAAATCATCCAATGGTGTTGACTCCAATTATGCTGTTCTGAGTTTGTCGATTGTAACTAAG ATTACAGATTTTGTGCAGCCTATGTGTGAGGTGGTCAGCGTATCGGCTGATGACTGTCCCCATGATTTGTCTCAATGTTCGTTTTTCGAGTGGGAGCTGTCTGCCAATCTTACTGATGGAAATGGAACAGGAATTGAGAGCATTTCAATCCGCCAGGGGGATGGGATTCTCTTCTACACCTCTCTGAGTGCCCCAAGTATACAGGCAAACTACAATGCCTCCTGCTGTTCACAAATTGTTGAGTTTGTTGCTATTGACGAAGTTGGCAATGTTGGCAAGTGTTATCACTCTATTGTACGATCTGGTGGCCGTGCTGCTGTAGGTCCATCAACAcctttgttgttgtgtctCTTGATGTTAGTTTGGACTCTAAAAAACGGAAGCGCATAG
- the LOC119123969 gene encoding prostaglandin D2 receptor 2 isoform X1, whose translation MCHTASMSNTTITSNASGEQHFCPLLQIMQEHALNNQTKTNWIVVCFHGLLSCFGILENALILWVVGFRLQRRTVTAVWVLNLAMSDFMATLTLPLFTLYLASSHSWELGNALCKIQASIFFLNMFVSAFLLAAISMDRCLLVIKPVWCQNHRSVAQAWKVCLVAWLWAAINTFPYFLFRSVTETADKRKLCYHNFALHQTSEATLERDCEVRQTATAVSKLLLAFLIPLMVIAGSYIQIGLSLRKRSRKRMQQSIKLNEALIGSNNNGTSGAPTPLAFPRSSLIPPPLTPATSFRLNHHNQLSQSFTKMVTSVISVFALCWAPYHIFCMIEVSALYYEENLKVVEVGLHLATTIAFFNSVLNPILYAFSCPHFCVRIRQSLGAVFDGLVEEGGGKRLSPTFGVQAHMRPKCSRGSCYTTSRSPRTPLPGLPPKLDTTNK comes from the exons ATGTGCCACAC aGCATCAATGTCCAATACAACTATCACCTCCAATGCTTCGGGGGAGCAACATTTTTGTCCCCTGCTGCAGATCATGCAGGAGCATGCCCTGAACAACCAGACCAAGACCAACTGGATCGTTGTTTGCTTCCACGGCCTGCTCTCCTGTTTTGGCATTTTAGAGAACGCCCTGATCCTTTGGGTGGTGGGTTTCCGTCTGCAGCGTCGTACAGTGACCGCCGTCTGGGTGCTCAATTTGGCCATGTCTGACTTCATGGCCACACTGACACTTCCACTCTTCACTCTCTACCTGGCCTCCTCCCACAGTTGGGAGCTTGGCAACGCTCTCTGCAAAATACAAGCATCCATCTTTTTCTTGAACATGTTTGTGTCCGCCTTCCTGCTAGCAGCCATTTCAATGGACCGATGCCTTCTAGTAATCAAACCGGTGTGGTGCCAGAATCATCGATCGGTAGCGCAAGCGTGGAAGGTGTGTTTGGTGGCTTGGCTGTGGGCAGCAATTAATACATTTCCTTACTTCCTATTTCGCTCAGTGACCGAGACTGCGGATAAAAGGAAACTTTGCTACCATAATTTTGCCCTGCATCAAACATCGGAAGCCACACTTGAGAGAGACTGTGAAGTGAGGCAAACAGCCACAGCTGTCTCCAAACTGTTGCTGGCATTCCTGATTCCCCTCATGGTGATTGCGGGAAGCTACATCCAAATTGGACTCAGCCTGAGGAAAAGGAGTCGGAAGAGGATGCAACAGAGCATCAAGTTAAATGAAGCGTTAATTGGATCAAACAATAATGGCACGTCGGGAGCTCCAACGCCACTTGCTTTTCCTCGATCATCCTTGATACCTCCACCCTTGACCCCAGCCACATCTTTTCGTCTCAACCATCACAACCAGCTGTCCCAGAGCTTCACAAAGATGGTGACATCTGTGATTTCAGTATTTGCCCTATGCTGGGCTCCCTATCACATCTTCTGCATGATTGAGGTGTCAGCCCTATACTACGAGGAAAACCTTAAAGTGGTGGAGGTGGGATTGCATCTCGCCACAACCATTGCCTTCTTTAATTCAGTGCTGAATCCCATTCTGTACGCCTTTAGCTGCCCGCACTTTTGCGTGAGGATAAGACAAAGCCTGGGAGCTGTCTTTGATGGACTCGtagaggagggaggaggaaaacGATTGTCTCCAACATTCGGTGTACAAGCTCATATGAGGCCAAAATGCAGTCGAGGTTCCTGCTATACCACCTCACGATCACCAAGGACTCCTTTACCTGGCCTTCCACCAAAATTGGATACTACTAACAAATAA
- the LOC119123969 gene encoding prostaglandin D2 receptor 2 isoform X2 — MSNTTITSNASGEQHFCPLLQIMQEHALNNQTKTNWIVVCFHGLLSCFGILENALILWVVGFRLQRRTVTAVWVLNLAMSDFMATLTLPLFTLYLASSHSWELGNALCKIQASIFFLNMFVSAFLLAAISMDRCLLVIKPVWCQNHRSVAQAWKVCLVAWLWAAINTFPYFLFRSVTETADKRKLCYHNFALHQTSEATLERDCEVRQTATAVSKLLLAFLIPLMVIAGSYIQIGLSLRKRSRKRMQQSIKLNEALIGSNNNGTSGAPTPLAFPRSSLIPPPLTPATSFRLNHHNQLSQSFTKMVTSVISVFALCWAPYHIFCMIEVSALYYEENLKVVEVGLHLATTIAFFNSVLNPILYAFSCPHFCVRIRQSLGAVFDGLVEEGGGKRLSPTFGVQAHMRPKCSRGSCYTTSRSPRTPLPGLPPKLDTTNK, encoded by the coding sequence ATGTCCAATACAACTATCACCTCCAATGCTTCGGGGGAGCAACATTTTTGTCCCCTGCTGCAGATCATGCAGGAGCATGCCCTGAACAACCAGACCAAGACCAACTGGATCGTTGTTTGCTTCCACGGCCTGCTCTCCTGTTTTGGCATTTTAGAGAACGCCCTGATCCTTTGGGTGGTGGGTTTCCGTCTGCAGCGTCGTACAGTGACCGCCGTCTGGGTGCTCAATTTGGCCATGTCTGACTTCATGGCCACACTGACACTTCCACTCTTCACTCTCTACCTGGCCTCCTCCCACAGTTGGGAGCTTGGCAACGCTCTCTGCAAAATACAAGCATCCATCTTTTTCTTGAACATGTTTGTGTCCGCCTTCCTGCTAGCAGCCATTTCAATGGACCGATGCCTTCTAGTAATCAAACCGGTGTGGTGCCAGAATCATCGATCGGTAGCGCAAGCGTGGAAGGTGTGTTTGGTGGCTTGGCTGTGGGCAGCAATTAATACATTTCCTTACTTCCTATTTCGCTCAGTGACCGAGACTGCGGATAAAAGGAAACTTTGCTACCATAATTTTGCCCTGCATCAAACATCGGAAGCCACACTTGAGAGAGACTGTGAAGTGAGGCAAACAGCCACAGCTGTCTCCAAACTGTTGCTGGCATTCCTGATTCCCCTCATGGTGATTGCGGGAAGCTACATCCAAATTGGACTCAGCCTGAGGAAAAGGAGTCGGAAGAGGATGCAACAGAGCATCAAGTTAAATGAAGCGTTAATTGGATCAAACAATAATGGCACGTCGGGAGCTCCAACGCCACTTGCTTTTCCTCGATCATCCTTGATACCTCCACCCTTGACCCCAGCCACATCTTTTCGTCTCAACCATCACAACCAGCTGTCCCAGAGCTTCACAAAGATGGTGACATCTGTGATTTCAGTATTTGCCCTATGCTGGGCTCCCTATCACATCTTCTGCATGATTGAGGTGTCAGCCCTATACTACGAGGAAAACCTTAAAGTGGTGGAGGTGGGATTGCATCTCGCCACAACCATTGCCTTCTTTAATTCAGTGCTGAATCCCATTCTGTACGCCTTTAGCTGCCCGCACTTTTGCGTGAGGATAAGACAAAGCCTGGGAGCTGTCTTTGATGGACTCGtagaggagggaggaggaaaacGATTGTCTCCAACATTCGGTGTACAAGCTCATATGAGGCCAAAATGCAGTCGAGGTTCCTGCTATACCACCTCACGATCACCAAGGACTCCTTTACCTGGCCTTCCACCAAAATTGGATACTACTAACAAATAA